One window of Deltaproteobacteria bacterium genomic DNA carries:
- a CDS encoding HD domain-containing protein: MSEKKRPRAARVLVVDGDADVLSELTNILAAEGHRVQSFRDGSSAIRGAWDAPPDLVICGVAMPGLSGFQIYDIFRADESLRDIPIVFLAEDARMRAKIRESSLDGVGFLPKPLRPEVVLAEVDIYLKSGGLRRRISNYDRLLEESVEEQVKKVSDAHMATIVALAKLAECRDDDTGQHIERTRTFCRLLAEQLSATRRFEKEIDRAFIDNIFFAGALHDIGKVAIADAILLKPGKLNEDEFAEMKRHTIYGASTLQEVDRAYPANPFIKMGIAVAKHHHERWDGTGYPDRLAGRRIPLAARIMSVADVYDALRSRRPYKDALPHATCRRMIVDGRETQFDLFVVEAFQQVEQEFARISIEMGPGDRVGS, translated from the coding sequence ATGTCCGAGAAGAAACGCCCGCGCGCCGCCCGGGTTCTGGTGGTCGATGGGGACGCCGACGTCCTGTCGGAATTGACGAATATCCTCGCTGCCGAAGGGCACCGGGTGCAGTCGTTCCGAGATGGGTCGTCCGCGATCCGCGGCGCATGGGACGCGCCGCCCGATCTGGTCATTTGCGGCGTCGCCATGCCGGGGCTTTCGGGTTTTCAGATTTACGACATTTTTCGCGCCGACGAGTCCCTACGGGACATCCCCATTGTGTTTCTCGCCGAAGACGCGCGGATGCGCGCGAAAATCCGCGAGTCCTCGCTGGACGGCGTGGGATTCTTGCCGAAACCCCTGCGCCCCGAAGTCGTTCTGGCGGAAGTCGACATCTATCTGAAGAGCGGGGGTCTGCGCCGTCGAATCAGCAATTACGATCGGTTGCTCGAAGAGTCGGTCGAGGAGCAGGTCAAAAAAGTCAGCGATGCACACATGGCGACCATTGTCGCGCTCGCCAAACTCGCCGAGTGCCGTGACGACGACACCGGGCAGCACATCGAGCGAACGCGCACGTTCTGCCGGTTGCTGGCCGAACAGCTCAGCGCCACGCGTCGATTCGAGAAGGAGATCGACCGCGCGTTCATCGACAACATCTTTTTCGCGGGAGCGCTGCACGACATCGGCAAGGTGGCCATCGCCGACGCGATTCTGCTCAAGCCCGGAAAACTCAACGAAGATGAGTTCGCCGAAATGAAACGTCACACGATTTATGGCGCGAGCACCCTGCAGGAGGTGGATCGGGCGTATCCCGCGAATCCGTTCATCAAAATGGGCATTGCCGTTGCGAAGCACCACCACGAACGTTGGGACGGCACGGGTTATCCCGATCGACTGGCGGGGCGGCGCATTCCGCTGGCCGCGCGCATCATGTCCGTCGCCGATGTGTACGACGCGCTTCGCTCCCGGCGACCGTATAAGGATGCACTTCCGCACGCCACCTGTCGTCGGATGATCGTCGACGGCAGGGAGACGCAGTTCGATCTCTTTGTCGTCGAGGCGTTCCAGCAGGTCGAACAGGAGTTCGCGCGCATCAGCATCGAGATGGGGCCCGGCGACCGGGTTGGGTCGTAA
- the metG gene encoding methionine--tRNA ligase produces MNRTSTNATDSSARNRTSVPFQVGAFRYDTHRFHPDPRRENPVSAKTEKILVTSALPYANGPIHFGHIAGAYLPADIFVRHKRMCGADIVYICGSDDHGVAITISAQKEGRSPAEHVRINHQLIVDIFERINIRFDNFSQTSRPLHYGVSQEFFADAVRAGYMETRNDRQLYCENDRMFLADRYVTGACPHCGFVGARGDECGGCGKWLDPQELLNPACKVCGSTPVVRETTNWYFLLDKLQPKIEAWLADKPHWKDNVMNFVRAWLDQGLQPRSMTRDIEWGIPVPAEGADGKVLYVWFDAPIGYISSTIEWAARIGEPERWKRYWHAPDTRLVHFIGKDNIPFHCIVFPAMIMAKNEVRSEQIVLPENVPANEFYNLEGRQFSKSEGWYIDLDDFFSKYSVDALRYTLCANMPQTKDSEFTWHDFGLRNNSELADIFGNLAQRVLKFIEKYFDLAVPELGTPDAEDQALLDRAAALPGRIAEELDRFEFRRALYEWIDLARETNKYFDYKAPWKTVKEDRAVCARTLHVCLRSLQTLAVTAFPFMPETAQKLWMMLGREGCVEERDWFAGATQPFETEAKLGAPEILFAKIEPAQIEAEVARLKSWAQAAAPKPATPAVEYAPLKDLVEYEDFAKLDLRAARIIAAEAVPKSKKLVKLQIDLGFEKRQIVAGIAQHFKPEDLVGREIVVVANLQPAMLMGVESNGMLLAARIGDRLTLLTAATEPGATVS; encoded by the coding sequence ATGAACAGGACTTCTACCAACGCTACGGACAGTTCCGCGAGGAATCGAACGAGCGTCCCTTTTCAGGTCGGGGCATTCCGCTATGATACGCACCGTTTTCACCCAGACCCACGACGGGAGAATCCGGTGAGCGCGAAGACCGAGAAAATTCTGGTGACGAGCGCCCTGCCCTACGCCAACGGGCCGATCCATTTCGGCCACATCGCGGGCGCCTATCTGCCGGCGGACATCTTCGTGCGTCACAAGCGAATGTGCGGCGCGGACATCGTCTATATCTGCGGCAGCGACGATCACGGCGTCGCGATCACGATCAGCGCGCAGAAGGAAGGTCGCTCGCCCGCGGAGCATGTGCGCATCAACCACCAGTTGATTGTCGACATTTTCGAGCGCATCAACATCCGATTCGACAACTTCTCGCAGACGAGTCGGCCCCTGCACTACGGCGTCTCGCAGGAGTTTTTCGCCGACGCGGTCCGCGCGGGGTACATGGAGACGCGAAACGACCGCCAGCTCTACTGCGAAAACGACCGGATGTTCCTCGCCGACCGTTACGTGACCGGTGCGTGCCCGCACTGCGGATTCGTGGGCGCGCGCGGCGACGAGTGCGGCGGGTGCGGCAAGTGGCTCGATCCGCAGGAACTGCTGAATCCGGCCTGCAAGGTCTGCGGCAGCACCCCGGTCGTCCGCGAAACGACGAACTGGTATTTCCTGCTCGACAAGCTCCAACCCAAGATCGAGGCGTGGCTCGCGGACAAGCCGCACTGGAAAGACAACGTCATGAACTTCGTGCGGGCGTGGCTCGACCAGGGCCTGCAACCGCGTTCCATGACGCGCGACATCGAGTGGGGCATTCCCGTGCCGGCGGAGGGCGCCGACGGCAAGGTGCTCTACGTGTGGTTCGATGCGCCGATCGGTTACATCTCGAGCACGATCGAGTGGGCGGCGCGTATCGGTGAACCGGAACGATGGAAACGCTACTGGCACGCGCCCGACACGCGCCTCGTCCACTTCATCGGCAAGGACAACATCCCTTTCCACTGCATCGTGTTCCCCGCGATGATCATGGCGAAAAACGAGGTGCGGTCCGAGCAGATCGTGCTGCCCGAAAACGTGCCCGCCAACGAATTCTACAACCTCGAAGGCCGGCAGTTTTCCAAGAGCGAAGGCTGGTACATCGACCTCGACGATTTCTTTTCGAAGTACTCGGTGGATGCGCTGCGCTACACGCTGTGCGCCAACATGCCGCAGACGAAGGACAGCGAATTCACGTGGCACGATTTCGGGTTGCGCAACAACTCCGAACTCGCCGACATCTTCGGCAACCTCGCCCAGCGCGTGCTCAAATTCATCGAGAAGTACTTCGACCTCGCGGTGCCCGAACTCGGCACGCCCGACGCGGAGGACCAGGCTCTTCTCGACCGAGCGGCGGCGCTGCCCGGCCGGATCGCCGAGGAGCTCGACCGTTTCGAGTTCCGGCGCGCGCTCTATGAATGGATCGACCTTGCCCGCGAGACGAACAAGTACTTCGACTACAAAGCGCCGTGGAAGACGGTGAAGGAAGATCGCGCGGTGTGCGCGCGGACGCTGCACGTGTGCCTGCGTTCGTTGCAAACGCTCGCGGTGACCGCATTTCCGTTCATGCCCGAAACCGCGCAAAAACTGTGGATGATGCTCGGTCGCGAGGGCTGCGTCGAGGAGCGCGACTGGTTCGCGGGGGCGACACAGCCCTTCGAAACCGAAGCAAAACTCGGCGCACCCGAGATCCTGTTCGCGAAGATCGAACCGGCGCAGATCGAGGCCGAGGTGGCGCGCCTCAAGAGCTGGGCCCAGGCCGCCGCGCCCAAACCCGCCACGCCCGCGGTGGAGTACGCGCCGCTCAAGGATCTCGTGGAATACGAGGATTTCGCCAAGCTCGATCTGCGCGCGGCGCGAATCATCGCCGCCGAAGCGGTGCCCAAGAGCAAGAAGCTCGTGAAGCTTCAGATCGACCTGGGTTTCGAAAAGCGACAGATCGTCGCGGGCATCGCGCAGCACTTCAAGCCGGAGGATCTCGTCGGCCGGGAAATCGTCGTGGTCGCCAACCTCCAGCCGGCAATGCTGATGGGAGTCGAATCGAACGGCATGCTGCTCGCCGCGCGGATCGGCGACCGGCTGACGCTGCTCACCGCGGCGACGGAGCCCGGCGCGACCGTGAGCTGA
- a CDS encoding OmpA family protein: MRRYTRVWILILAALLVPTAALAVDEALDAQMFRPSIFNGHFLAIEDAQTLDAMCWGFGLYFNFTDSLVELKDQDNEEFKSGVLEQALSANLTLAFSPWSWLSLGVDVPYHVQARGKSIDDIEDLGVQGTEQENISALGDIKGEIKLGILNEEKNGVLGLALAGFGTFPTGDPDHFLGEGGTNFGGKLAIEKDLGIFNIAGNGGYLVRPEKTILGTDVGNAYLFGAGVSRDWKSGLGFSLEYWGQQYKSSSNLQLQANPMELTATLRYKFGGGPRIIGGGGGGMGGGVGSPTYRLIAGFDYYPECEGPTEGKLKVCVEDPEGNAINNADLAVEGAKPFKVNTGGENCYDAMVTPGAYDITASKDGYKDGSKSLSVSLGKTTSVVVVLTPVDSTTLTIKVRMKGTSDPVPGIFVTLTDAAGKDTKHLTDDKGVWDVGAYSAQSIKVSTGGGKEWAEAAQSYSVVKNTANVVVLDVQKKIVPIGKVHFAYDSDVILSKSFPVLENVYDVVKADANIKKLTIEGHASSEGTDAHNLDLSKRRAASVRKWLIEKGLDPNMLVSVGYGETKPIAPNDTEVGREENRRVEFIIN, from the coding sequence ATGCGTCGGTATACGAGGGTGTGGATCCTGATTTTGGCGGCGCTGCTCGTTCCGACGGCGGCTCTCGCCGTCGATGAAGCGCTCGATGCGCAGATGTTCCGCCCCAGCATTTTCAACGGCCATTTCCTGGCGATCGAGGACGCGCAGACGCTCGACGCCATGTGCTGGGGCTTCGGGCTCTATTTCAACTTCACCGACAGCCTGGTCGAGCTCAAGGACCAGGATAACGAAGAGTTCAAGTCCGGTGTTCTCGAACAGGCGTTGAGCGCGAACCTCACGCTCGCGTTCTCTCCCTGGTCGTGGCTCAGCCTCGGCGTCGATGTGCCTTATCACGTTCAGGCGCGCGGCAAGTCAATCGACGATATCGAGGACCTCGGCGTGCAGGGCACGGAGCAGGAGAACATCTCCGCGCTGGGCGACATCAAGGGCGAAATCAAACTCGGTATTCTGAATGAGGAGAAAAACGGCGTGCTGGGCCTCGCGCTCGCGGGCTTCGGCACATTCCCAACCGGAGATCCCGACCACTTCCTCGGCGAGGGAGGCACCAACTTCGGCGGAAAGCTCGCCATCGAGAAGGATCTGGGGATCTTCAACATCGCGGGCAACGGGGGTTATCTCGTACGTCCGGAAAAGACGATCCTCGGCACCGACGTCGGCAACGCCTACCTGTTCGGCGCGGGCGTTTCGCGCGATTGGAAAAGCGGCCTCGGCTTCTCGCTCGAATACTGGGGACAACAGTACAAGTCCTCGTCGAATCTTCAGCTTCAGGCGAACCCGATGGAGCTGACCGCCACCCTTCGATACAAGTTCGGCGGCGGGCCGCGCATCATCGGCGGCGGCGGCGGCGGCATGGGCGGCGGCGTCGGTTCTCCGACCTATCGCCTGATCGCGGGTTTCGACTACTACCCCGAATGCGAAGGCCCGACCGAGGGCAAGCTGAAGGTGTGCGTCGAAGATCCCGAGGGCAACGCGATCAACAACGCCGACCTCGCCGTCGAGGGTGCGAAGCCGTTCAAGGTCAACACCGGCGGCGAAAACTGCTACGACGCCATGGTGACGCCCGGCGCGTACGACATCACGGCTTCGAAAGACGGCTACAAGGACGGCAGCAAGAGCCTGAGCGTCTCGCTCGGCAAGACCACGAGCGTGGTTGTCGTTCTGACACCGGTCGATTCCACGACGCTGACCATCAAGGTGCGCATGAAGGGCACGAGCGATCCGGTCCCCGGCATCTTCGTCACCCTGACCGACGCCGCGGGCAAGGACACCAAGCACCTCACGGACGACAAGGGTGTCTGGGACGTCGGCGCCTACAGCGCGCAGTCCATCAAGGTGAGCACGGGCGGCGGCAAGGAGTGGGCCGAGGCCGCGCAGTCCTACTCCGTCGTCAAGAACACGGCGAACGTCGTCGTTCTCGACGTGCAGAAGAAGATCGTGCCGATCGGCAAGGTTCACTTCGCGTACGATTCCGACGTGATCCTGTCCAAGTCGTTCCCGGTGCTCGAAAATGTCTACGACGTGGTCAAGGCCGACGCGAACATCAAGAAGCTGACGATCGAAGGCCACGCCTCCTCCGAAGGCACCGACGCGCACAACCTGGATCTGTCCAAGCGCCGCGCGGCCTCCGTGCGCAAGTGGCTCATCGAAAAGGGCCTCGATCCCAACATGCTCGTGTCCGTGGGATACGGCGAGACCAAGCCGATCGCGCCCAACGACACCGAGGTCGGCCGCGAAGAGAACCGCCGCGTCGAGTTCATCATCAACTGA
- a CDS encoding branched-chain amino acid transaminase, protein MTAFSDIPGSTKVWKNGQFIDWKDSTVHVMSHALHYGSSVFEGIRCYETKKGSSVFRLPEHVRRLYDSAKMYRIEIPFALDDLKNAMIETVRVNGFKSCYLRPIVFRGTGPFGVNGLQNSVETFICAWEWGAYLGPDALEKGVNVMFATWNRFAPNTMPAMAKCGANYANSQLIKMEAVLNGYAEGIALDTNGYVSEGSGENIFVVRQGRVLTPPLGNSVLPGITRDSVIIILKELGYEVVEGMIPREMVYIADEVFFTGTAAEITPIASVDKIPIGTGKRGPITKAIQERFFANIQGDLPDTHGWHTFV, encoded by the coding sequence ATGACGGCATTTTCGGATATTCCCGGCAGCACCAAGGTCTGGAAAAACGGCCAGTTCATCGACTGGAAGGATTCGACCGTCCACGTGATGTCGCACGCCCTGCACTACGGGTCGAGCGTGTTCGAGGGCATCCGCTGCTACGAGACGAAAAAGGGCTCGTCGGTCTTTCGACTCCCCGAGCACGTCCGGCGGCTCTACGATTCCGCGAAGATGTACCGCATCGAGATTCCTTTCGCGCTCGACGACCTGAAAAACGCGATGATCGAGACTGTGCGCGTCAACGGCTTCAAGTCCTGCTACCTGCGCCCGATCGTCTTTCGGGGCACGGGGCCCTTTGGCGTGAATGGCCTTCAGAACTCGGTCGAGACCTTCATCTGCGCATGGGAATGGGGCGCTTATCTCGGCCCGGACGCGCTGGAAAAAGGCGTCAACGTGATGTTCGCGACGTGGAATCGATTCGCTCCCAACACGATGCCCGCGATGGCGAAGTGCGGCGCGAACTACGCGAATAGCCAACTCATCAAGATGGAAGCGGTACTCAACGGCTACGCCGAGGGCATCGCGCTCGACACCAACGGCTACGTCAGCGAAGGATCGGGCGAGAACATCTTCGTCGTGCGTCAGGGCCGTGTTCTCACGCCCCCGTTGGGGAACTCGGTGCTGCCGGGCATCACGCGCGACAGCGTCATCATCATCCTCAAGGAACTCGGTTACGAGGTCGTCGAGGGCATGATCCCGCGCGAGATGGTCTACATCGCCGACGAGGTGTTTTTCACCGGCACCGCGGCCGAGATCACCCCCATCGCGAGCGTCGATAAGATCCCGATCGGCACGGGCAAGCGCGGTCCGATCACGAAGGCCATTCAGGAGCGATTCTTCGCCAACATCCAGGGCGACCTGCCCGACACGCACGGCTGGCACACGTTCGTATAA
- a CDS encoding 6,7-dimethyl-8-ribityllumazine synthase: MPKVIEGVLSAAGCRFALVAGRFNSFITTKLVDGAIDAIVRHGGRDEDVTLIWVPGAYEIPAALGRVVTSAKYDAVITLGAVIRGGTPHFDYVANEVSKGVASVALGAPIPISFGVLTCDTIEQAIERAGAKAGNKGFEAATAAIELVNLYKSLQAV; the protein is encoded by the coding sequence GTGCCGAAAGTCATCGAAGGCGTGTTGTCCGCGGCGGGGTGCCGGTTCGCGCTGGTCGCCGGTCGTTTCAACAGTTTCATCACGACCAAGCTCGTGGACGGGGCGATCGACGCCATCGTCCGGCACGGCGGGCGCGACGAGGACGTGACGCTCATCTGGGTGCCCGGGGCTTACGAAATCCCCGCGGCGCTCGGTCGCGTCGTCACGTCGGCAAAGTACGACGCCGTCATCACGCTCGGCGCCGTGATTCGCGGCGGTACGCCGCATTTCGATTACGTCGCCAATGAGGTGAGCAAGGGCGTCGCGTCGGTCGCGCTCGGGGCGCCGATTCCGATTTCCTTCGGGGTCCTCACCTGCGATACGATCGAGCAGGCGATCGAACGTGCCGGAGCGAAGGCCGGCAACAAGGGCTTCGAAGCCGCCACCGCGGCGATCGAACTCGTCAACCTCTACAAGTCTCTCCAGGCGGTTTAG
- the fusA gene encoding elongation factor G has protein sequence MSLTTRRNIGIAAHIDAGKTTVTERVLFYTGVTRALGEVHDGTATMDFMKQEQERGITIASAAISTKWDGHDINIIDTPGHVDFTIEVERSMRVLDGICAVFCAVGGVEPQSETVWGQADRYHVPRIAFVTKMDRAGADFFDVVNQMNERLDANAVAYQIPIGAEEGFAGTIDLVSGKAWIFRDLEGEVAEVPEDLKALVEEKRGVLLEKLAEYDDEIAELYLDEKEVPVELINRITRRCVLRSQVTPVFCGAAYQNKGVQKLLDAVCAYLPSPLDPPAITGVDIDDPEKTHTRHPISKDPFCALAFKIIHDPYVGQQTFVRTYSGVLKAGQTLLNATNGTKERVARIMRIHAKDRQEIPEVGPGDIVALIGMKDTHTGHTLCDTVSPLLLETVTIPETVISVKVSTETPKELEKLHQSLRKMSLEDPSFRVRVMDRTSETVISGMGELHLEIIVDRLKTDFKVSAVVGAPSVEYRETITTECEHAYKHVKQSGGKGQYAHTVMRVEPNPGGGFEFVNHIVGGAIPSEFIPACRTGVEDAINNGIMADYPVVDVRVVLTYGSFHAVDSSEMAFRTCASICFKEAFMKARPTLMEPVMSVEIATPDDYIGDVVGDLNRRRGKVHNMRRFRKGAQKISAEVPLMEMFGYATTLRSVSSGRANYSMELDRYDALPAHMQTKVLDEAHKRMKAEGR, from the coding sequence ATGAGTTTGACGACCAGGCGAAATATCGGGATCGCGGCCCATATCGACGCGGGCAAAACGACGGTCACCGAGCGCGTTTTGTTTTACACGGGCGTGACACGCGCCCTGGGCGAGGTCCACGACGGCACCGCCACGATGGACTTCATGAAGCAGGAGCAGGAGCGCGGCATCACGATCGCCTCCGCCGCGATTTCGACCAAGTGGGACGGTCACGACATCAACATCATCGACACGCCCGGCCACGTCGATTTCACGATCGAGGTCGAACGTTCGATGCGGGTGCTTGACGGCATCTGCGCGGTTTTCTGCGCGGTGGGCGGTGTCGAGCCGCAGAGCGAGACCGTGTGGGGTCAGGCCGACCGCTACCACGTTCCCCGCATCGCGTTCGTCACCAAGATGGACCGCGCCGGCGCGGACTTCTTCGACGTCGTGAACCAGATGAACGAGCGACTCGACGCCAATGCGGTCGCGTATCAGATTCCGATTGGCGCAGAGGAAGGCTTCGCCGGGACAATCGATCTCGTCAGCGGCAAAGCGTGGATCTTCCGTGATCTCGAGGGCGAGGTGGCCGAGGTTCCCGAGGATCTCAAAGCGCTCGTCGAAGAGAAGCGAGGCGTTCTGCTCGAAAAACTCGCCGAGTACGACGACGAAATCGCCGAACTGTACCTCGACGAAAAAGAGGTCCCCGTCGAACTCATCAACCGCATCACCCGCAGGTGCGTGCTGCGTTCGCAGGTGACTCCCGTCTTTTGCGGGGCCGCGTATCAGAACAAGGGCGTGCAGAAACTCCTCGACGCCGTGTGCGCGTATCTGCCTTCGCCGCTCGATCCTCCGGCGATCACCGGCGTCGACATCGACGATCCCGAGAAGACGCACACGCGCCACCCCATTTCGAAAGACCCCTTCTGCGCACTGGCATTCAAGATCATTCACGATCCCTACGTCGGCCAGCAGACCTTCGTGCGCACGTATTCGGGCGTGCTCAAGGCAGGGCAGACGCTGCTCAACGCCACGAACGGCACCAAGGAGCGCGTCGCGCGCATCATGCGCATCCACGCCAAAGATCGTCAGGAGATCCCCGAGGTCGGCCCGGGCGACATCGTTGCGCTCATCGGAATGAAGGACACCCACACCGGCCACACGCTGTGCGATACGGTTTCGCCGCTGCTTTTGGAAACGGTGACGATTCCCGAAACGGTCATCAGCGTGAAGGTCTCGACCGAGACGCCGAAGGAACTGGAGAAGCTCCATCAGTCGCTGCGCAAGATGTCGCTGGAAGATCCTTCGTTTCGCGTGCGCGTCATGGACCGCACGAGCGAGACGGTCATCTCGGGCATGGGCGAGTTGCACCTCGAAATCATCGTCGACCGCCTGAAGACCGACTTCAAAGTCAGTGCCGTCGTCGGGGCGCCGTCGGTCGAATACCGCGAGACCATCACGACCGAGTGCGAGCACGCGTACAAACACGTGAAGCAGTCGGGCGGCAAGGGCCAGTACGCACACACGGTCATGCGCGTCGAGCCGAACCCGGGCGGCGGCTTCGAATTCGTCAATCACATCGTCGGCGGCGCGATTCCGTCCGAGTTCATTCCCGCGTGCAGGACCGGAGTGGAAGACGCGATCAACAACGGCATCATGGCGGATTATCCCGTCGTCGATGTCCGCGTCGTCCTGACGTACGGCAGCTTCCACGCGGTGGACAGCTCCGAAATGGCGTTCCGCACCTGCGCGTCGATCTGCTTCAAGGAAGCATTCATGAAGGCGCGGCCGACGCTGATGGAGCCCGTCATGTCCGTGGAAATCGCGACGCCGGACGACTACATCGGCGACGTCGTGGGCGATCTGAACCGGCGGCGCGGCAAGGTCCATAACATGCGCCGATTCCGCAAGGGCGCGCAGAAGATTTCGGCCGAAGTCCCATTGATGGAGATGTTCGGCTACGCGACGACGCTGCGTTCGGTGTCGTCGGGTCGCGCGAACTACTCGATGGAACTTGATCGGTACGACGCGCTGCCCGCGCACATGCAGACGAAGGTGCTGGATGAGGCGCACAAGCGCATGAAGGCCGAAGGCCGCTGA
- a CDS encoding bifunctional 3,4-dihydroxy-2-butanone-4-phosphate synthase/GTP cyclohydrolase II, whose amino-acid sequence MPFCTIPEALDTLRQGRMIILVDDEDRENEGDLCIAAEKVTPEAINFMTKIGRGLVCLAITEDRADELQLPPMVTSNSSRFGTNFTVSVEARTGVTTGISAHDRARTIAVAVADESRPHDLVRPGHIFPLRAKRGGVIVRAGQTEGSVDLARLAGLRPAGVICEVMNDDGTMARLPDLEILAKEHDLPIACIQDLIHYRMEREILVRRVAEANLPTEFGTFKSIVFQSDVDGLEHVALVKGDIGDGSEPILVRVHSSCLTGDVFSSRRCDCGPQLHAAMERIDREKRGVLLYMNQEGRGIGLTAKIKAYALQEQGFDTVEANERLGFAPDLRDYGVGAQILSSLGVRRMKLMTNNPRKIVGLQGYAIEIVERVPIEVEPTESNREYLTVKAQKMGHILHKV is encoded by the coding sequence ATGCCGTTTTGCACGATCCCCGAAGCTCTGGACACCCTCCGCCAGGGCCGAATGATCATCCTCGTGGACGACGAGGATCGGGAAAACGAGGGGGATCTGTGCATCGCCGCCGAAAAAGTCACCCCCGAAGCCATCAATTTCATGACGAAAATCGGCCGGGGCCTCGTTTGCCTCGCCATCACCGAGGACCGGGCGGATGAGCTTCAACTCCCGCCGATGGTCACCTCGAACTCCAGTCGTTTCGGCACCAATTTTACGGTCAGCGTCGAGGCCCGCACCGGCGTGACCACCGGGATTTCCGCGCACGACCGGGCTCGCACGATCGCGGTCGCGGTCGCCGACGAATCGCGCCCGCACGACCTCGTTCGCCCGGGCCATATTTTCCCTTTACGCGCCAAGCGCGGCGGCGTCATCGTGCGCGCGGGCCAGACCGAGGGTTCGGTCGATCTTGCGCGCCTCGCGGGGCTCAGGCCGGCCGGCGTGATCTGCGAAGTCATGAACGATGACGGCACGATGGCCCGGCTGCCCGATCTGGAGATCCTCGCGAAGGAGCACGACCTGCCCATCGCGTGCATTCAGGATCTCATCCACTACCGGATGGAGCGCGAAATCCTGGTTCGCAGGGTCGCCGAGGCCAATCTTCCGACGGAATTTGGCACCTTCAAGTCGATCGTGTTTCAAAGCGACGTGGATGGTCTGGAGCACGTCGCCCTGGTCAAGGGCGACATTGGGGACGGGAGCGAACCGATTCTCGTTCGCGTGCATTCGAGCTGCCTGACCGGCGATGTGTTCTCGAGCCGCCGATGCGACTGCGGACCGCAGCTCCACGCCGCGATGGAACGCATCGACCGCGAAAAGCGCGGCGTGCTGCTCTACATGAATCAGGAAGGCCGCGGTATCGGCCTGACCGCCAAGATCAAAGCCTACGCGCTGCAGGAGCAGGGTTTCGACACCGTCGAGGCCAATGAACGTCTCGGCTTCGCGCCGGACTTGCGTGATTACGGCGTCGGCGCGCAGATTCTGTCTTCGCTCGGCGTGCGTCGGATGAAGCTGATGACGAACAATCCGCGCAAGATCGTCGGATTGCAGGGCTACGCAATCGAGATTGTCGAGAGAGTCCCCATCGAGGTGGAGCCGACCGAATCGAATCGGGAATATCTCACGGTGAAGGCGCAGAAGATGGGTCACATTCTGCACAAGGTCTGA
- a CDS encoding MBL fold metallo-hydrolase: protein MLDVLVPLGDAIFLIVGPFHGKFPDAFSFLIDTDPVTIVDTGFSPEVATWLRDTYRPARVINTHSHIDHCRQNVIFEGCEIWVPEMTADTFGVVDLLAPRFCDEPLAADNWSR, encoded by the coding sequence ATGCTGGATGTTCTGGTTCCCCTGGGCGATGCGATTTTCCTGATTGTCGGGCCGTTTCACGGCAAATTCCCGGACGCCTTCAGTTTTCTCATCGACACCGATCCCGTCACGATCGTGGATACCGGATTTTCCCCCGAGGTCGCGACGTGGCTTCGCGACACCTACCGGCCCGCGCGCGTCATCAACACGCACTCCCACATCGATCACTGCCGCCAGAACGTCATTTTCGAGGGGTGCGAAATCTGGGTGCCCGAGATGACCGCCGACACCTTCGGCGTCGTCGATCTGCTCGCGCCGCGCTTTTGCGACGAGCCGCTCGCGGCAGACAACTGGTCGCGC
- the nusB gene encoding transcription antitermination factor NusB, translating to MGNRHKSREFALQILYAIDVSGNDPTLVRSLFWESLTAPDEVRAFAEEIVTGVLRDQEKIDRLITHFSEHWTIDRMTAVDRNILRMAVCELISIAGIPHSVTINEAVEIGKKFGSEDSGAFVNGILDHIAKDSEKIDVATLEVRHSPAANGPKPSEIVPEIAPDVAEIEDDRTRRQRERREAIVKAGNQKKMRVGSLIKVRHGDRA from the coding sequence ATGGGCAACCGGCACAAATCCCGCGAATTCGCGCTGCAGATCCTCTACGCGATCGACGTATCGGGCAACGACCCCACGCTTGTCCGTTCGCTGTTCTGGGAGTCGCTCACGGCCCCCGACGAAGTGCGCGCGTTCGCCGAGGAAATCGTCACCGGCGTGCTGCGGGATCAGGAAAAGATCGACCGCCTCATCACGCACTTTTCCGAACACTGGACCATCGACCGCATGACCGCCGTGGATCGCAACATCCTGCGAATGGCCGTCTGCGAGTTGATCTCGATCGCGGGGATCCCTCACAGCGTCACCATCAACGAAGCGGTGGAGATCGGAAAGAAATTCGGTTCCGAGGACTCGGGCGCGTTCGTGAACGGCATCCTCGATCACATCGCCAAGGACTCCGAGAAAATCGACGTCGCCACGCTTGAAGTGCGTCACTCGCCGGCCGCCAACGGTCCGAAACCGTCGGAGATCGTCCCCGAGATCGCGCCGGACGTCGCCGAGATCGAGGACGATCGGACGAGGCGCCAGCGCGAGCGCCGCGAAGCCATTGTCAAAGCCGGAAACCAGAAGAAAATGCGAGTGGGAAGCCTGATCAAGGTTCGCCACGGAGATCGCGCTTGA